The bacterium genome window below encodes:
- a CDS encoding glycosyltransferase: protein YTQGITDIRLRDLYRGARCVVVPLHPTLQPSGQSVTLQAMACGKPVVLTKTQGIWSQHTVRDGETLLLAPAGNSAVLAERIQQACAQEGTAFGEAARTAVMHYGRIESFANGILAACHRALTSESKT from the coding sequence CGTACACACAAGGCATCACGGATATCCGATTAAGGGATCTTTACCGCGGGGCCCGATGTGTAGTAGTTCCCCTGCACCCCACACTCCAACCCTCCGGGCAAAGTGTGACGCTGCAGGCCATGGCCTGCGGCAAACCCGTCGTATTGACCAAAACTCAGGGAATCTGGTCACAGCATACCGTTCGTGATGGCGAAACCTTGCTCCTTGCACCTGCCGGAAATTCAGCCGTGCTGGCGGAGCGAATCCAACAAGCATGCGCTCAGGAAGGAACGGCTTTCGGAGAGGCGGCGCGAACGGCCGTTATGCATTATGGACGAATTGAGAGCTTTGCTAACGGTATTCTCGCAGCCTGTCATCGCGCCCTTACGTCAGAATCCAAGACATGA